In Mycolicibacter virginiensis, the DNA window CGCAGGGGTAGGGAGGGCGTCGAGGGCAGTCTCAGTAGCGTGCGGGTCAAGAACCTCGGCACCATCCGGCGGGTGCGGGCCACACGGGACCGATCGTCTGGCAGGGTGTGAATCATGCCCACCGTCCTGATCGAGGTCCGTCGCCACTACGAGCCGGCCGAGGAAGTCGCGATCATCGATGCCGTCCATGGCGCGCTCGTGACCGCTTTCCAGATCCCGGCCAAGGACAAGAACGTGCGGCTGGTGGTGCACGAGCCGCACCGTTTTGCGGTTCCGGCGCAGCTCGAGAAGCCCGAATGCCGCACCCTGATCTCGATCGACTGCTTCTCCGGCCGGTCGCTGGAGGCCAAGCGCCTGCTTTATGCCGGGATCGTCGAAAATCTTGCCGCGCTGGGTATTCCCGCCGACCACGTGATGATCACCCTGCATGAGGTGGATCGGGAGAACTGGGGCATCCGGGGCGGGCAGGCCGCATCCGACGTCGACCTCGGATTCAACGTCGGAGTCTGAACGCATCCAGCGCTGCGGTGATCGCCTCGGCGCTCGGGGCGCAGTCCCCGGCACCGGCCGTCAGCGTGGCCAACGCCCCCGCCACGCAGGCGCGTTGCACTGCGCGTTCGACGCCGCCGGCCCATTCGGTCGCCAGCACACCGGCGAAGACGTCACCCGCGCCCGTGCTGTCCAGGGCCTGCACCACCGGAGCAGGCACGGTGCGGATGCCGCCGGGGCCGCAGTAGCGGGCGCCACGCGCGCCGAGGGTGACCACCCGGTGCGCCACTTGGTGGTGGAACCGCTCGGATTCGGATTCGTTGACCACCGCGACCTCAACGCGCTCGATGAGTCGCGCCACGTCGGTGGCCGGCGGGGACACGTTGAGTATCACGGTCGCCGCGCCCGCGTGGGCCACCTCGGCGGCCTCGGTGGCCACCGGGATCGGAATCTCCAGCTGCATCAGCAGCACGTCGCAGCCCGCGATCAGGTCCCGCTGGCCGGAATCCAGCGTGAGGGTGCCATTGGCGCCGGGGGCCACCACGATGGTGTTCTGCCCGGACGGGTCCACGGTGATGGCCGCCGAACCGCTGGGGCCGGGCGTCGTCGTCAGGCCGTCGGTTCCGACGCCGTTGCTCTGCAGGTGCCGGCGCAGCAGCAGCCCGGCGTCGTCGTCGCCGACCGCGCCCACGAACTGCACCTGCGCCCCCGCCCGTGCCGCGGCCACCGCCTGGTTGGCGCCCTTCCCGCCGGGGTGGGTGCTTCGCGCCGTGGCCAGCACTGTCTCGCCCGGAGCCGGAAGTGCGGCGACGGTAAAAACGGTATCGAGGTTCACGCTGCCCACCACGCACACCCGCGTCGCCATGCAGTCCAGCTTTGCATTCACGACCGCGGAATGTCGTGCATCCCCTAGGGTGATGAACCATCCGGTAATCGGGGAAGGGGGCGGCCGGGTGGACTCGGCAGCGTCGACAGTGGCCACGGCGCGCGGTGAGCGCCGGCACTGGCGGTTGCTGTCTCGGCTCAGCATTCAGACCAAGCTGATGTTCATCCTGCTGATCACCAGCGTCGCCTCGGTTGCAGTGGTCGGGTTCGTCGAGTTCCAGTATGGCGCACAGGAATTGCAGCGTGCGGCCACCAGCAAGTTGGTGCAGGCCCGGGAGGCGCAGCGCCGTGCGGTCACCGGCTTGTTCGCCGAGATGACCAACTCCCTGGTCGTTTTCAGCGGGGGAGTGACCGCAGCTAGCGCACTCAAGTCATTTACTGCTGGATTCGACGAGCTCGCGAATGCTGCAATCACGCCCGACCAGCAGGGGGCGATAGAGGCTTATTACCAGGACCACTTCACCAAGGCGCTGGGTAACCGGACCGGCGAGCAGCCGGACATCGCCGCGTTGCTGCCCACGGCGAACGCGCAGCGTTACCTGCAGGCCCGGTACACCGCAGGCTTTGTCGCGGAGCCGAAAAAGTCCGACGACTCCGGTGAAGGCAGTACTTGGTCGGCGGCAAATGCCCAGTTCAACAACGTCTTCGCGGAGATCGTTCAGCTCAACGAGTACCTGGATGCGTTGCTGTTGGACACCCGAGGCAACGTGGTCTATTCGGTCAACAAGGGCGTGGACCTGGGGACCAACGTGCTCACCGGTCCCTACCGCGAATCCGGTCTGCGTGACGCCTACCGCAAGGCGTTGGCGGCCAACGCGGTCAATTTTGTGTGGATCACCGATTACCAGCCCTACCAACCCAACTTGGACACACCCACCGCCTGGCTGGTATCTCCGGTCGGCACCAAGGGCACGGTCGAGGGCGTGTTGGCCTTGCCGCTGCCCAGTGCGAAAGTCAATCGGATCATGACCGCCGACCGTGAGTGGGAGGCCTCAGGGCTGGGCCACACTACCGAGACCTATCTGGCCGGTCCGGACCACCTGATGCGCTCCGATTCGCGACTGTTCCTGGAAGATCCGGAGCGGTATCGCCGAGAGGCGGTGGCGGCGGGGACCTCGGAGGCGACGGTGGAACGCGCGCTGCGGCTGGGAACCACCACCTTGGTGCAGCCGGTCGGCGGGCCGGGACTGGAGGCCGCGCAGCGTGGCCAGACCGGCACGCTGACCAACGGGTATGCCTATCTGGGCAACCGTGAGCTGACTGCGTACGCGCCGCTGACCGTGCCCAACTCGGACCTGCAGTGGTCGATCCTGGCGACCCGGGATTATTCCGATGCCTACGCCGCGGTCACGTCCTTCAGCAAGCGGGTGGTGCTGGCCACCACCGGTGTCATCTTCGCCATCTGCGTGCTGGCCATGCTGCTTGCGCGACTGTTCCTGCAGCCGATCCGCCGGCTGCAGGTCGCGGCCCAGCGGATCAGCGCCGGCGACTACAGCGCCGCGGTTCCGGCCCGGACGGATGACGAGATCGGCGATCTGACCAAGGCGTTCAACGACATGAGCTACAGCCTCCGCACGAAGGAGGAGCTGCTCGATCAGCAGCGCAAACAGAACGATGAGCTCCTGCTGTCGCTGATGCCGGAGTCGGTGGTACGGCGTTATCGCGGCGGCGAGCAGGCCATCGCAGAAGAGCATCACAACGTCAGCGTTGTCTACGCCGAACTGCATGGGATCGACCAGCTATCCACCGAGCTCTCCGCGAGCGAATTGGTGACGACCGTCGACGATCTGGTCAGGCAGTTCGACGCGGCGGCCGAAGC includes these proteins:
- a CDS encoding tautomerase family protein, producing the protein MPTVLIEVRRHYEPAEEVAIIDAVHGALVTAFQIPAKDKNVRLVVHEPHRFAVPAQLEKPECRTLISIDCFSGRSLEAKRLLYAGIVENLAALGIPADHVMITLHEVDRENWGIRGGQAASDVDLGFNVGV
- a CDS encoding ribokinase, producing MATRVCVVGSVNLDTVFTVAALPAPGETVLATARSTHPGGKGANQAVAAARAGAQVQFVGAVGDDDAGLLLRRHLQSNGVGTDGLTTTPGPSGSAAITVDPSGQNTIVVAPGANGTLTLDSGQRDLIAGCDVLLMQLEIPIPVATEAAEVAHAGAATVILNVSPPATDVARLIERVEVAVVNESESERFHHQVAHRVVTLGARGARYCGPGGIRTVPAPVVQALDSTGAGDVFAGVLATEWAGGVERAVQRACVAGALATLTAGAGDCAPSAEAITAALDAFRLRR
- a CDS encoding adenylate/guanylate cyclase domain-containing protein; the protein is MNHPVIGEGGGRVDSAASTVATARGERRHWRLLSRLSIQTKLMFILLITSVASVAVVGFVEFQYGAQELQRAATSKLVQAREAQRRAVTGLFAEMTNSLVVFSGGVTAASALKSFTAGFDELANAAITPDQQGAIEAYYQDHFTKALGNRTGEQPDIAALLPTANAQRYLQARYTAGFVAEPKKSDDSGEGSTWSAANAQFNNVFAEIVQLNEYLDALLLDTRGNVVYSVNKGVDLGTNVLTGPYRESGLRDAYRKALAANAVNFVWITDYQPYQPNLDTPTAWLVSPVGTKGTVEGVLALPLPSAKVNRIMTADREWEASGLGHTTETYLAGPDHLMRSDSRLFLEDPERYRREAVAAGTSEATVERALRLGTTTLVQPVGGPGLEAAQRGQTGTLTNGYAYLGNRELTAYAPLTVPNSDLQWSILATRDYSDAYAAVTSFSKRVVLATTGVIFAICVLAMLLARLFLQPIRRLQVAAQRISAGDYSAAVPARTDDEIGDLTKAFNDMSYSLRTKEELLDQQRKQNDELLLSLMPESVVRRYRGGEQAIAEEHHNVSVVYAELHGIDQLSTELSASELVTTVDDLVRQFDAAAEAVGVERIRTMYNGYLAGCGLTTPRLDGVHRIVEFACEMQRIVDRFDVKTGYRLSLWAGVNTGEVVSGLVGRSGVTYDLWGSAVNLAYQLRRVTPESGIYVTARVRDMLDGTAEFALAGTLTTGDAEEQAWRLTDAP